In Sphingomonas sp. SORGH_AS_0950, the following are encoded in one genomic region:
- a CDS encoding APC family permease — protein sequence MADDVVMATRWDGEANVGVRPRVAGGRLPTLQRALDWRGAFWAISGVPAGVLLTMGGVATVVGQASWAVWILSVLIGFLQCFVYAEIAGLYPDKSGGASVYGAAAWIGYSKFVAPISVWCNWLAWSPVLALGTGLAAAYVLTSLFPAGAAINTWHLTLLDLGAIRPGLTLRINAVAIIGAAFLLMTFLLQHQGAARAARTQKVLALACLCPLALIGLVPIVTGDLPSANLFPLVPIVRDAAGHIGFGSWNAAGLTVLAAGLFGAGWSTYGFEGAVCYVREFRDPARDTYKAIFSAGLMCLAIFTLVPLAFQASLGLRGLMNPAIYDGTGVALALASIVKGGVIVTNLFVAMFILALLLIVMSSMMGSSRTLYQASVDGWLPRYLSRVNRHGAPTAAMWTDLGFNLILLMMSDYFMVLMVSNVCYMIFIFLNLQAGWIHRIDRPHWPRPFRAPNWLIAVGAMLGFVNLALLGAGAEVWGPGTLRNGLVAAAMILPVFVFRHYVQDGGRFPAAARGDGARPADPPRAGIRPYAALALAAAIIAAAHHFSVLPG from the coding sequence ATGGCGGACGATGTGGTGATGGCGACACGCTGGGACGGCGAGGCGAACGTCGGCGTCCGGCCCAGGGTGGCGGGCGGGCGCCTCCCGACGCTGCAACGGGCGCTCGATTGGCGCGGCGCATTCTGGGCGATCAGCGGGGTGCCCGCCGGGGTGCTGCTGACCATGGGGGGCGTCGCGACGGTGGTCGGCCAGGCCTCCTGGGCGGTGTGGATCCTGTCGGTGCTGATCGGCTTCCTGCAATGTTTCGTCTATGCCGAGATTGCGGGCCTGTATCCCGACAAGTCCGGCGGGGCATCGGTCTATGGCGCGGCGGCCTGGATCGGATACAGCAAGTTCGTCGCGCCGATTTCCGTATGGTGCAACTGGCTGGCCTGGTCGCCGGTGCTGGCGCTGGGCACGGGGCTGGCCGCGGCCTATGTCCTGACCAGCCTGTTTCCGGCGGGGGCGGCGATCAACACATGGCATCTGACGCTGCTGGACCTGGGCGCGATCCGGCCCGGACTGACGCTGCGGATCAACGCCGTGGCGATCATCGGCGCCGCTTTCCTGTTGATGACCTTCCTATTGCAGCATCAGGGTGCGGCGCGGGCGGCGCGAACGCAGAAGGTGCTCGCGCTCGCCTGCCTCTGCCCGCTCGCGCTCATCGGCTTGGTGCCGATCGTCACGGGCGATCTGCCCTCCGCGAACCTGTTTCCGCTCGTCCCCATCGTCCGCGATGCGGCGGGGCATATCGGCTTTGGCAGCTGGAATGCCGCAGGACTGACGGTGCTGGCGGCGGGGCTGTTCGGGGCGGGCTGGTCGACCTACGGCTTCGAGGGCGCGGTCTGCTATGTCCGGGAGTTCCGGGACCCGGCGCGCGACACGTACAAGGCGATCTTCTCGGCGGGATTGATGTGCCTGGCGATCTTCACCTTGGTGCCGCTGGCGTTCCAGGCGTCGCTGGGCCTGCGCGGACTGATGAATCCCGCCATCTATGACGGGACGGGCGTGGCGCTGGCGCTGGCGAGCATCGTGAAGGGCGGCGTGATCGTCACGAACCTGTTCGTCGCGATGTTCATCCTGGCGCTGCTGCTGATCGTCATGTCGTCGATGATGGGGTCCTCGCGCACCCTGTACCAGGCATCGGTCGACGGCTGGCTGCCACGCTATCTGTCGCGGGTGAACCGCCACGGCGCGCCGACGGCGGCGATGTGGACGGACCTGGGCTTCAACCTGATCCTGCTGATGATGTCGGACTATTTCATGGTCCTGATGGTGTCCAACGTCTGCTACATGATCTTCATCTTCCTCAATCTTCAGGCGGGGTGGATCCACCGCATCGACCGTCCGCACTGGCCGCGTCCGTTCCGCGCGCCGAACTGGCTGATCGCGGTCGGCGCGATGCTGGGGTTCGTCAATCTGGCGCTGCTGGGCGCCGGGGCGGAAGTGTGGGGCCCCGGCACGCTGCGCAACGGTCTGGTCGCCGCCGCGATGATCCTGCCGGTGTTCGTCTTTCGCCATTATGTCCAGGACGGGGGCCGGTTCCCGGCGGCGGCGCGCGGCGATGGCGCGCGGCCGGCCGATCCGCCGCGTGCGGGGATACGCCCCTATGCGGCGCTGGCCCTGGCCGCAGCGATCATCGCGGCCGCCCATCATTTCTCGGTGCTTCCGGGGTGA
- the betB gene encoding betaine-aldehyde dehydrogenase translates to MVIARSSPIADDGRARQLVEMTIDSLAELGFVGTTLVQIAGRAGVSPGLVAHYFGDKEGLLEAVFRALTTRLGARLRLRLAQAEGPRERLQAVIDTNLAPEELDGATSKVWLAFWGHVRHQPRLFRIQRVYQRRMLSNLRHPLRALVSAEEAPALAATIAAMIDGVWLRGALSEWSEIDGDSACALIGSFVDSRLAAIPAAPPPRREIVPCNPATGEVLARIAVTDKGALDAAVARARAAQPAWAALAPRDRGRILHRAADLLRERNLELARIETLNTGKPVQETEAVDVLSGADCLEYYAGVAATVAGQHLDLGAEAFGYTRREPLGVVAGIGAWNYPLQIACWKAAPALACGNAMIFKPAEQTPLTASALEEVFRDAGLPDGIFQVVQGYGPLGRALVTHKDIAKVSLTGSVPTGRAVMAAAAPGLKAVTLELGGKSPLIVFEDAALDNAVSGAMLANFYSTGQVCSNGTRVFVHRSVLNVFLERLAARTTRLVVGDPLDPATQIGPLVTETQMNIVLGHIERARREGVRLLTGGKRLIEGDLARGWFVAPTIFVAEDDRASIVRDEVFGPVMTVLPFDDEEEVIARANATEFGLAAGVFTADITRAHRVIARLEAGTCWINQYNVTPIELPFGGYKASGLGRENGLAAIEHYTRLKSVYVAMTDIDCPY, encoded by the coding sequence ATGGTCATTGCCCGTTCTTCGCCGATCGCCGACGATGGTCGCGCCCGCCAGCTGGTCGAGATGACGATCGACAGCCTGGCCGAGCTGGGGTTCGTCGGAACCACCCTCGTCCAGATCGCCGGGCGCGCGGGCGTGTCGCCGGGGCTCGTCGCCCATTATTTCGGCGACAAGGAAGGCCTGCTCGAAGCGGTGTTCCGGGCGCTGACCACGCGCCTCGGGGCCCGGCTCCGGCTACGGCTGGCGCAGGCGGAGGGCCCGCGCGAGCGGCTTCAGGCGGTGATCGACACGAACCTGGCGCCCGAGGAGCTCGACGGCGCGACCAGCAAGGTCTGGTTGGCCTTTTGGGGGCATGTGCGCCACCAACCTCGCCTGTTCCGTATCCAGCGCGTGTATCAGCGGCGGATGCTGTCCAACCTGCGCCATCCGCTCCGCGCGCTGGTGTCGGCCGAGGAGGCGCCCGCGCTGGCCGCGACCATCGCGGCGATGATCGACGGGGTGTGGCTTCGCGGAGCCCTGTCGGAGTGGAGCGAGATCGACGGCGATAGCGCGTGCGCGCTGATCGGGTCGTTCGTCGACAGCCGCCTGGCCGCGATACCGGCCGCTCCGCCGCCGCGTCGCGAGATCGTGCCGTGCAATCCCGCGACCGGCGAGGTGCTGGCCCGGATCGCGGTGACGGACAAGGGGGCCCTCGACGCCGCCGTCGCGCGCGCCCGTGCCGCGCAACCCGCCTGGGCGGCGCTCGCCCCGCGCGATCGTGGCCGCATCCTGCACCGGGCCGCCGATCTCCTGCGCGAACGCAATCTGGAACTGGCGCGGATCGAGACGCTCAACACCGGCAAGCCGGTCCAGGAGACCGAGGCGGTCGACGTGCTGTCCGGCGCGGATTGCCTGGAATATTATGCGGGCGTCGCCGCGACCGTGGCGGGACAGCATCTCGACCTGGGAGCCGAGGCTTTCGGCTATACCCGGCGCGAGCCGCTGGGCGTGGTGGCCGGGATCGGCGCGTGGAACTATCCGTTGCAGATCGCGTGCTGGAAAGCGGCGCCCGCGCTGGCCTGCGGCAATGCGATGATCTTCAAGCCCGCCGAACAGACGCCGCTGACCGCCTCCGCGCTGGAGGAGGTTTTCCGGGATGCCGGGCTGCCCGACGGCATTTTCCAGGTCGTGCAGGGCTATGGTCCGCTCGGCCGCGCGCTGGTGACGCATAAGGACATCGCCAAGGTATCGCTGACCGGATCGGTGCCCACGGGCCGCGCGGTGATGGCCGCCGCCGCGCCGGGGCTGAAGGCGGTGACGCTGGAGCTGGGCGGCAAGTCGCCACTGATCGTGTTCGAGGATGCCGCGCTCGACAATGCGGTGTCGGGCGCGATGCTCGCCAATTTCTATTCGACGGGACAGGTTTGCTCCAACGGCACGCGCGTCTTCGTGCATCGGTCGGTGCTGAACGTCTTTCTGGAACGTCTCGCGGCGCGCACCACCCGCCTGGTCGTCGGCGACCCGCTCGATCCCGCGACGCAGATCGGTCCGCTGGTGACGGAAACCCAGATGAACATCGTGCTCGGCCATATCGAGCGCGCCAGGCGCGAGGGCGTGCGGCTGCTGACCGGCGGCAAGCGCCTGATCGAAGGCGATCTCGCGCGCGGGTGGTTCGTCGCCCCGACGATCTTCGTCGCCGAGGACGACCGGGCCTCCATCGTGCGGGACGAGGTGTTCGGCCCGGTCATGACGGTGCTGCCGTTCGATGACGAGGAAGAGGTGATCGCGCGCGCCAATGCCACCGAGTTCGGGCTGGCGGCGGGCGTCTTCACCGCCGACATCACGCGGGCGCACCGCGTGATCGCACGGCTGGAGGCCGGGACGTGCTGGATCAACCAGTATAACGTCACGCCGATCGAACTGCCCTTCGGCGGCTACAAGGCGTCGGGCCTGGGCCGCGAGAACGGTCTGGCCGCGATCGAACATTATACCCGTCTGAAGAGCGTCTATGTCGCGATGACCGACATCGACTGCCCCTATTGA
- the betA gene encoding choline dehydrogenase: MTDSFDYIIVGAGSAGCVLAARLTEGGRHSVLVLEQGGSDRSVFIQMPSALSIPMNMARYNWRYETEPEPHLDGRRLHTPRGKVLGGSSSINGMVYVRGNPADFDRWEAEGATGWGYRDVLPYFRRAETREEGGDAWRGDSGPLHTSYGRLANPLYRAFIDAAREAGYPETADINGRQQEGFGRMDMTVHRGRRWSAANAYLKPAMRRPNLTVVTHALATRIVLEGRRATGIVYRRGGVETTIHARREVILAGGPINSPQLLKLSGIGPAAELAAHGISPVHDLPGVGENLQDHLEFYFQIESKKPITLYPAMNPLRKALIGAQWLLGKKGLGATNHFESCGFIRSRAGIAYPDIQYHFLPLAVSYDGSSLATGHGFQAHVGPMRSKSRGHVRLRSADPAEKPSIRFNYMSHPDDWVEMRACVRLTREIFAQPAMAPFAGREIQPGAAVMDDEAIDAFVRTHVESAYHPSCSCAMGAASDPMAVVDPALRVHGVEGLRVVDSSVMPSITTGNLNAPTIMIGEKAADHILGRPMLASSNADYYRAEGWETRQR; this comes from the coding sequence ATGACCGACAGCTTCGATTACATCATCGTCGGCGCGGGCTCGGCCGGGTGCGTGCTGGCCGCGCGGCTGACCGAGGGCGGGCGCCATTCGGTGCTGGTGCTGGAGCAGGGCGGGTCCGACCGCTCGGTCTTCATCCAGATGCCCAGCGCGCTGTCGATTCCGATGAACATGGCGCGGTACAATTGGCGCTACGAGACGGAGCCCGAGCCGCATCTGGACGGACGACGGCTGCACACCCCGCGTGGCAAGGTGCTTGGTGGGTCGTCCTCGATCAACGGCATGGTCTATGTGCGCGGCAATCCGGCGGATTTCGACCGATGGGAGGCGGAGGGCGCGACGGGTTGGGGCTATCGCGATGTCCTGCCCTATTTCCGGCGCGCGGAGACTCGGGAGGAGGGCGGCGATGCGTGGCGCGGCGATTCCGGGCCGCTCCATACCAGCTATGGCCGCCTGGCCAATCCGCTCTACCGGGCCTTTATCGATGCGGCGCGCGAGGCGGGCTATCCCGAGACCGCCGACATCAACGGCCGTCAGCAGGAAGGGTTCGGGCGGATGGACATGACCGTCCATCGCGGACGCCGCTGGAGCGCGGCCAATGCCTATCTGAAGCCCGCCATGCGCCGCCCGAACCTGACGGTCGTGACCCATGCGCTGGCGACCCGCATCGTGCTGGAGGGGCGTCGGGCGACCGGGATCGTCTATCGTCGGGGCGGGGTGGAGACGACGATCCATGCCCGGCGTGAGGTGATCCTGGCGGGCGGGCCGATCAATTCGCCGCAACTGCTGAAGCTGTCGGGCATCGGTCCGGCGGCGGAACTGGCCGCGCACGGCATCTCCCCGGTCCACGACCTGCCCGGCGTGGGCGAGAATTTGCAGGACCATCTGGAATTCTATTTCCAGATCGAATCCAAGAAGCCGATCACCTTGTACCCTGCGATGAATCCGCTGCGAAAGGCGCTGATCGGCGCGCAATGGCTGCTCGGCAAGAAGGGCCTCGGCGCGACCAATCATTTCGAGAGCTGCGGCTTCATCCGCAGCCGCGCGGGCATCGCCTATCCCGACATCCAATATCATTTCCTGCCGCTGGCGGTCAGCTATGACGGATCGTCGCTGGCGACGGGCCATGGGTTCCAGGCGCATGTCGGACCGATGCGGTCGAAAAGCCGCGGCCATGTCCGCCTGCGCAGCGCCGATCCGGCGGAGAAGCCGTCGATCCGCTTCAACTATATGAGCCATCCGGACGACTGGGTGGAGATGCGGGCCTGTGTCCGATTGACGCGCGAGATCTTCGCGCAACCGGCAATGGCACCGTTCGCCGGGCGCGAGATCCAGCCCGGCGCGGCGGTCATGGACGACGAGGCGATCGACGCATTCGTCCGCACCCATGTCGAAAGCGCCTATCATCCCTCGTGCAGCTGCGCGATGGGCGCGGCGTCCGATCCCATGGCGGTGGTCGACCCGGCGCTGCGGGTGCATGGGGTCGAGGGGCTGCGGGTGGTCGATTCCTCGGTGATGCCGTCGATCACGACCGGCAATCTCAACGCGCCGACGATCATGATTGGCGAAAAGGCGGCCGACCATATCCTGGGCCGACCGATGCTGGCCTCCTCGAACGCGGACTATTACCGCGCCGAGGGGTGGGAGACGCGGCAGCGATAG
- the eat gene encoding ethanolamine permease: protein MTHGSDTHLKKSLNAFHLWGIAVGLVISGEYFGWSYGWATAGTLGFLAVTAIVAAMYIAFIFSFTELTTAIPQAGGPFAYAYRAFGPWGGAIAGFATLIEFVFAPPAISLAIGAYLAVQFPSLDPRTAALGAYAIFVALNIVGVGIAATFELFVTILAVGELLVFMKVVAPIFSLDHFVAGGWAGSDTPTLRSLGGMFAAIPFAIWFFLAIEGVAMAAEEAKEPRRTIPIAYVTGIVTLTALAFGVMILAGGSGDWKALSNLNDPLPQAMRRAVGDSSGWLHMLVWLGLFGLVASFHGIIMGYARQMFALARAGYLPAALGRLHPRFRTPHIATIAGAAVGVLTIYSDGWIRFGGQPLTASVVTLSVFGALTMYIMSMLSLFRLRRREPDLVRPYRAPGFPVVPGFALGMAAVAAVAMVYYNTAIAMLFVTVMLIAVLLSVRLRATASRDHDNPTDMVAASDA, encoded by the coding sequence ATGACGCACGGGTCAGACACGCATCTCAAGAAATCGCTGAACGCCTTCCACCTCTGGGGCATCGCCGTCGGCCTGGTCATATCGGGGGAATATTTCGGCTGGAGCTATGGTTGGGCGACGGCCGGGACGCTGGGCTTCCTTGCCGTCACCGCGATCGTCGCGGCGATGTACATCGCCTTCATCTTTTCGTTCACCGAATTGACGACCGCCATTCCGCAGGCGGGCGGCCCCTTCGCCTATGCCTATCGCGCCTTCGGCCCCTGGGGCGGCGCGATTGCCGGTTTCGCCACGCTGATCGAGTTCGTGTTCGCCCCGCCCGCTATCTCGCTTGCGATCGGTGCCTATCTCGCCGTCCAGTTTCCGTCGCTTGATCCCAGGACGGCAGCACTGGGGGCCTATGCGATCTTCGTCGCGCTGAACATCGTCGGGGTCGGGATCGCGGCGACCTTCGAGCTGTTCGTGACGATCCTGGCGGTGGGCGAATTGCTGGTCTTCATGAAGGTGGTCGCGCCGATCTTTTCGCTCGACCATTTCGTCGCCGGGGGCTGGGCGGGCAGCGATACGCCCACGCTGCGATCGCTCGGCGGCATGTTCGCCGCCATCCCCTTCGCGATCTGGTTCTTCCTGGCGATCGAGGGCGTGGCGATGGCCGCCGAAGAAGCCAAGGAGCCGCGCCGGACGATACCGATCGCCTATGTCACCGGCATAGTGACGCTGACCGCGCTGGCCTTCGGCGTCATGATCCTGGCGGGCGGGTCGGGCGATTGGAAAGCCCTGTCCAACCTGAACGACCCGCTGCCCCAGGCGATGCGGCGGGCGGTGGGCGATTCCAGCGGCTGGCTGCACATGCTGGTCTGGCTGGGTCTGTTCGGCCTCGTCGCCTCGTTCCACGGCATCATCATGGGCTATGCCCGCCAGATGTTCGCCCTGGCGCGCGCGGGTTATCTCCCGGCTGCGCTGGGGCGCCTGCATCCCCGGTTCCGGACGCCGCACATCGCCACGATCGCCGGCGCGGCGGTCGGCGTCCTGACGATTTATAGCGACGGCTGGATCCGCTTCGGCGGGCAGCCGCTGACCGCGAGCGTCGTGACGCTGTCGGTCTTCGGCGCCCTGACCATGTACATCATGTCGATGCTGTCGCTGTTCCGGCTGCGGCGGCGCGAGCCCGACCTCGTCCGGCCCTATCGCGCACCCGGCTTCCCGGTCGTGCCCGGCTTTGCCCTGGGCATGGCGGCGGTCGCGGCCGTGGCGATGGTCTATTACAATACGGCGATCGCGATGCTGTTCGTCACGGTCATGCTGATCGCCGTGCTGCTGTCGGTCCGGCTGCGCGCGACCGCGTCACGCGACCATGACAACCCGACGGACATGGTCGCCGCCAGCGACGCGTGA
- the eutC gene encoding ethanolamine ammonia-lyase subunit EutC, protein MSDDRDRSLTEDAAPRDPWTILRRATKARIGLGRSGNAIPMDEVLRFQAAHAMARDAVHAMLDVAALERDLAPLAAIAVASMAPDRATYLRRPDMGRLLAPDDAERLTTLRGPFDIVFVVGDGLSSTAVQRHAAPMIHACRQALPELSIAPVVIARQARVAIADPIGAAIGSRLSVILIGERPGLTVSDSLGLYLTHDPRPGRRDSERNCISNIHRHGGQSYEQAARTLAWLAREALRRSLSGVALKEGQNADTLESPGTMPRIASE, encoded by the coding sequence ATGAGCGACGATCGCGACCGGTCCCTGACCGAAGACGCCGCGCCGCGCGATCCATGGACGATCCTTCGCCGGGCGACCAAGGCCCGTATCGGCCTGGGCCGCTCGGGCAACGCCATACCGATGGACGAGGTCCTCCGGTTCCAGGCGGCCCATGCCATGGCGCGCGACGCGGTCCATGCCATGCTCGACGTCGCCGCGCTGGAGCGGGACCTGGCGCCGCTGGCCGCTATCGCCGTTGCCAGCATGGCCCCGGACCGCGCGACCTATTTGCGACGGCCCGACATGGGACGCCTGCTGGCGCCGGACGATGCGGAGCGGCTGACGACCCTGCGCGGCCCCTTCGACATCGTGTTCGTGGTTGGGGACGGCCTGTCCTCCACGGCGGTACAGCGGCACGCCGCGCCGATGATCCATGCCTGCCGTCAGGCCCTGCCCGAGCTGTCGATCGCGCCGGTCGTCATCGCGCGACAGGCCCGCGTGGCCATCGCCGACCCGATCGGGGCCGCGATCGGCTCACGGCTCAGCGTCATCCTGATCGGCGAGCGACCGGGCCTGACCGTGTCGGACAGCCTGGGCCTGTACCTCACGCACGACCCGCGTCCGGGGCGGCGGGATTCGGAACGCAACTGCATCTCCAACATCCACCGGCATGGCGGCCAGAGCTATGAGCAGGCGGCCCGGACGCTGGCATGGCTGGCGCGCGAGGCGCTGCGCCGGTCGCTGTCGGGGGTCGCGCTGAAAGAGGGACAGAATGCGGATACCCTGGAATCCCCGGGGACCATGCCGCGCATCGCAAGCGAATAA
- a CDS encoding ethanolamine ammonia-lyase subunit EutB yields the protein MAYSSNVGGQHFVFRDLKHLLACASPLRSGDELAGIAAESAAQRMAARFVLADLPLDRFLHEALVPYEEDEVTRLIIDGHDPSAFAPLAHLTVGGFRDWLLSEQADTAMLAAVAGGLTPEMVAAVSKLMRNQDLIAVARKVRVVTAFRSTIGLPGRLSTRLQPNHPTDDRHGIAASVFDGLLFGVGDATIGINPATDNVPNAIDLMKMLDDLRQRYDIPTQTCVLTHVTNTIDIMARGAPVDLVFQSVAGSEAANRGFGIDLAILREAHDAARSLRRGTVGDNAMYFETGQGAALSADAHHGVDQQTMETRAYAVARAFDPLLVNTVVGFIGPEYLYDGKQIIRAGLEDHFCGKLLGLPMGCDVCYTNHAEADQDDMDVLMTVLTQAGCTFLIMMPGADDIMLNYQSLAYHDMLYLRSVLGVRAAPEFEAWLDRMDMLAPDGTIRSIGPDQSRLRALADMGADMGAARP from the coding sequence TTGGCGTATTCCTCGAATGTCGGCGGCCAGCACTTCGTCTTTCGCGATCTCAAACACCTCCTGGCCTGCGCATCGCCGCTGCGCTCCGGCGACGAACTGGCCGGTATCGCCGCGGAAAGCGCGGCGCAGCGCATGGCGGCCCGGTTCGTCCTGGCCGATCTCCCGCTCGACCGGTTTCTGCACGAAGCGCTGGTCCCCTATGAGGAGGACGAGGTCACCCGCCTCATCATCGACGGGCACGATCCCTCGGCCTTCGCGCCGCTCGCGCATCTGACCGTCGGGGGCTTTCGGGACTGGCTGCTGTCCGAACAGGCGGACACGGCCATGCTGGCGGCGGTCGCGGGCGGCCTGACCCCGGAAATGGTCGCCGCCGTATCCAAGCTGATGCGCAACCAGGATCTGATCGCGGTGGCGCGCAAGGTCCGCGTCGTCACCGCCTTTCGCTCGACGATCGGGCTGCCGGGACGATTGTCGACGCGGTTGCAACCCAATCATCCGACGGACGATCGCCATGGCATCGCCGCGAGCGTGTTCGACGGGCTGTTGTTCGGGGTCGGCGACGCGACGATCGGCATCAACCCGGCGACCGACAATGTGCCCAACGCGATCGACCTGATGAAGATGCTGGACGATCTGCGCCAGCGTTACGACATCCCGACGCAGACCTGCGTGCTGACCCATGTCACCAACACGATCGACATCATGGCGCGCGGCGCCCCGGTCGATCTCGTCTTTCAATCCGTGGCGGGCAGCGAGGCAGCCAATCGCGGTTTCGGCATCGACCTGGCCATCCTGCGCGAGGCGCACGACGCCGCGCGGTCGCTGCGTCGCGGGACGGTCGGCGACAATGCGATGTATTTCGAGACGGGACAGGGTGCGGCGCTGTCCGCCGACGCGCATCACGGCGTCGACCAGCAGACGATGGAGACACGCGCCTATGCGGTCGCCCGCGCGTTCGATCCGTTGCTGGTCAACACCGTCGTCGGCTTCATCGGCCCCGAATATCTTTACGACGGCAAGCAGATCATCCGGGCCGGGCTGGAGGATCATTTCTGCGGAAAGCTGCTCGGCCTGCCGATGGGGTGCGACGTCTGCTACACCAACCATGCCGAGGCGGATCAGGACGATATGGACGTCCTGATGACGGTGCTGACCCAGGCGGGCTGCACCTTCCTGATCATGATGCCCGGCGCCGACGACATCATGCTCAACTATCAGAGCCTGGCCTATCACGACATGCTGTACCTCCGCTCCGTCCTGGGCGTTCGCGCCGCGCCGGAGTTCGAGGCGTGGCTCGACCGCATGGACATGCTCGCCCCCGACGGCACGATCCGCTCCATCGGCCCGGACCAGTCCCGGCTGCGGGCATTGGCGGACATGGGGGCGGATATGGGGGCAGCCCGGCCATGA
- a CDS encoding response regulator produces MPLTNRRILIVEDEYMLAQDLQLELEEAGAIVIGPEASVPSALSRIEQEDRIDAVILDVNLGGQFAFPVADALTARHIPFIFASGYEDDVVKSRYPDVVNCAKPFVARQLLHSLENVLP; encoded by the coding sequence ATGCCTCTCACCAATCGCCGGATCCTGATCGTTGAGGACGAATATATGCTGGCCCAGGATCTCCAGCTGGAACTGGAAGAGGCCGGCGCCATCGTCATAGGCCCCGAAGCCTCGGTCCCCTCCGCCCTGTCCCGCATCGAACAGGAAGACCGGATCGACGCCGTGATCCTGGACGTCAATCTGGGCGGGCAATTCGCGTTCCCCGTGGCCGATGCCCTGACCGCGCGGCACATCCCGTTCATATTCGCCAGCGGGTACGAGGACGACGTCGTGAAGAGCCGCTACCCCGACGTCGTCAACTGCGCCAAGCCGTTCGTTGCCAGACAACTCCTGCATTCGCTGGAGAATGTCCTGCCCTGA